The following coding sequences are from one Salvia hispanica cultivar TCC Black 2014 chromosome 3, UniMelb_Shisp_WGS_1.0, whole genome shotgun sequence window:
- the LOC125215075 gene encoding phytochrome-interacting ankyrin-repeat protein 1-like — MPEFEVESVRRKRKMPKLGVDRDDRGWTLLHIYAKKGDLREVRRLLNEGVDVNVAAWGPKSHGVTPLHLAAKGGHLKVMDELLERGANIDARTKGACGWTPLHNAAKERKKRAIRFLVENGAFLPDDINDTRFNPPTHYCPGLEWAYEELRRLQQDSSSSGETSCSSDS, encoded by the exons ATGCCAGAGTTTGAGGTTGAATCTGTTAGGAGGAAACGGAAGATGCCTAAGTTGGGAGTGGATAGGGATGATCGAGGCTGGACCTTGCTACACATCTATGCTAAGAAAGGCGACCTCAGAGAG GTGAGACGGCTCCTTAATGAAGGAGTTGATGTTAATGTTGCTGCTTGGGGCCCAAAATCGCATGGTGTGACCCCTCTCCATCTTGCTGCTAAAGGGGGCCATCTTAAGGTGATGGATGAGTTGTTGGAGCGGGGCGCTAATATTGATGCTCGAACTAAGGGTGCTTGTGGCT GGACCCCTCTTCACAATGCAGccaaagagagaaagaagcgAGCAATTAGATTCCTGGTTGAAAATGGGGCATTTTTGCCTGATGATATCAACGATACAAGGTTCAATCCGCCTACTCACTATTGTCCTGGACTTGAATGGGCTTATGAAGAACTAAGGCGCTTACAACAGGACAGCTCTTCATCTGGCGAGACATCATGTAGCTCTGATAGCTGA
- the LOC125215914 gene encoding dolichyl-diphosphooligosaccharide--protein glycosyltransferase subunit 4A, producing the protein MIDDQDLGFFANFLGIFIFVLVIAYHYVTADPKYEGN; encoded by the coding sequence ATGATTGATGATCAAGACCTGGGCTTCTTTGCCAACTTTCTTggtattttcatatttgtcTTGGTGATTGCTTACCACTACGTGACAGCAGACCCAAAATATGAGGGCAACTGA
- the LOC125215600 gene encoding F-box/FBD/LRR-repeat protein At1g13570-like, with protein MKTVARTETDLLTDLPNNIIENILGCLPLRDVVRTSILSREWRYKWASCPDIVFDFWFDQMFLGGHQLEPLVYQILKLHKGPLLKFVLQVPDLKSNPDIDEWVRLLPNNTLQELTLHVSRGEAHRLSSHLLSFQHLRNLRLYNCVFDPLPGFKGFSKLVNLELQRVVLVPESFTTFIASCPAVERLRLIHCTSFDCLELTGPKLKYFEFNGVFKSVSFKNCPVLKDIKLTFSSMEFKRGNFFSLDLVKSLSCLPALEDLQLQAYALEDLVEHEAPNRLPISLNTLKNLHLSDMYFEKIQESSCAICFIRSCPNLQRLNITAFTFDVVDAVADFLRSQTSSESLAHLKTVKMQLFSGIEAEMEFVKYLLASATALEEMAITPQTGSIADGGESILNELKQYPRASPSAEIFSPRASEILSSGNNNGSKHV; from the exons ATGAAGACTGTTGCAAGAACTGAGACTGATTTGTTGACCGATCTACCCAATAACATAATTGAGAACATTCTTGGATGTTTGCCTCTTCGAGATGTGGTGAGGACAAGCATTTTGTCCAGGGAATGGAGGTACAAGTGGGCGTCGTGTCCGGATATTGTGTTTGATTTCTGGTTCGATCAAATGTTTCTGGGAGGCCACCAACTGGAGCCCCTGGTTTACCAAATATTGAAACTTCACAAGGGTCCCTTGTTAAAGTTTGTTCTGCAAGTGCCTGATCTCAAAAGTAATCCAGATATTGATGAATGGGTTCGCTTGCTGCCAAATAACACTCTTCAAGAGTTGACCCTCCATGTATCGAGAGGAGAGGCACACAGGTTGAGTTCACACCTGCTTAGTTTCCAGCATCTGAGAAATTTGAGGCTCTATAACTGTGTATTTGATCCTCTCCCGGGGTTCAAGGGATTCAGCAAGCTAGTGAACCTTGAACTGCAAAGGGTTGTGCTTGTGCCTGAATCATTTACGACTTTCATTGCTTCGTGCCCTGCAGTTGAAAGACTGAGACTGATTCATTGCACCAGCTTCGATTGCCTGGAATTAACCGGCCCCAAGTTGAAATACTTTGAATTCAACGGGGTGTTCAAGTCAGTATCGTTCAAGAATTGCCCTGTTTTGAAGGATAttaaattgacattttcatccatggAGTTTAAACGCGGGAACTTCTTTTCCTTAGATTTGGTGAAATCCCTTAGCTGCCTGCCTGCCCTTGAGGACCTTCAGTTACAAGCCTATGCATTAGAG GATCTTGTTGAGCACGAAGCACCAAACAGACTGCCAATCTCTTTGAATACGCTGAAGAATCTTCACCTTTCGGATATGTATTTTGAGAAAATTCAGGAGTCTTCGTGTGCCATTTGTTTCATCAGAAGCTGCCCTAATCTACAGCGCCTTAATATCACT GCTTTCACCTTCGACGTGGTGGATGCTGTGGCAGACTTCTTGAGGTCACAAACAAGCTCAGAGTCGCTGGCTCATCTGAAAACCGTGAAGATGCAGTTGTTCTCTGGGATCGAAGCTGAGATGGAATTCGTGAAGTATCTACTGGCATCAGCCACGGCACTTGAGGAAATGGCGATAACACCCCAAACTGGCAGCATCGCTGATGGAGGGGAGTCGATACTCAACGAGCTCAAGCAATATCCGCGAGCATCACCGAGCGCAGAAATCTTCAGTCCTCGAGCATCAGAAATCTTGAGTTCGGGGAACAATAATGGGAGCAAGCATGTGTAG